In a genomic window of Cuculus canorus isolate bCucCan1 chromosome Z, bCucCan1.pri, whole genome shotgun sequence:
- the SPAG8 gene encoding sperm-associated antigen 8, with protein MPSDVAELPPKATPAVLPLAQAGKEPYGIKLSPCPGIPGTCPSDVPPTAVPAVPASPQTPVENPRQTLRRGRCLIHNWQEERATNHLDYVPGQELGNESYIYRHGHHGLLTHELPSSSPSSTTMKDAYRPPQMDVQLRRGQRESMLESRLYQKRRQAHASACHPPLEPCPGGGDPAAADAHGVSLHHAPGLLRQGPTAHTTAHHPAPQLLQRPALQLLAGASPRPACELPGTLPCQHLGDRLLTGTSPLPSLPGCHQHMQREKSLSEEGSLFHSH; from the exons ATGCCATCAGACGTGGCTGAGCTGCCACCCAAAGCCACACCAGCTGTCCTGCCACTTGCTCAGGCTGGGAAGGAGCCATATGGAATCAAGCTGTCACCCTGCCCTGGAATTCCGGGCACCTGCCCCAGTGATGTGCCCCCCACTGCGGTGCCAGCGGTGCCTGCCTCCCCACAAACTCCAGTGGAGAATCCCAGACAGACGCTGCGCCGGGGGAGATGCTTGATCCACAACTGGCAGGAGGAG AGAGCTACAAACCATCTGGACTACgtgccagggcaggagctgggcaaTGAGAGCTACATCTACCGGCACGGTCACCATGGGCTGCTGACGCACGAGCTCCCCTCCTCgtcccccagcagcaccaccatGAAGGATGCCTACCGCCCACCGCAAATGGATGTGCAGCTGAGGCGAG GACAGCGGGAGTCCATGCTGGAGTCTAGGCTCTATCAAAAACGCAGGCAAGCCCATGCCTCTGCATGCCACCCACCCCTGGAGCCATGCCCTGGAGGAGGGGACCCTGCTGCTGCGG ATGCGCATGGAGTCAGTCTCCACCACGCACCGGGACTACTGCGCCAGGGACCAACAGCTCACACCACAGCCCACCACCCAG CGCCACAACTACTACAACGACCAGCCCTGCAGCTTCTGGCTGGAGCAAGCCCGCGGCCTGCCTGTGAGCTCCCCGGcaccctgccctgccagcaccTGGGGGACAGGCTGCTGACAGGCACCTCTCCACTTCCCTCTCTTCCAGGATGTCACCAGCATATGCAGCGGGAAAAGTCCCTTTCGGAGGAAGGCAGCCTTTTCCACTCCCATTAG